The Scleropages formosus chromosome 20, fSclFor1.1, whole genome shotgun sequence genomic interval TTTGAatgaaagtaagaaaaaaaaatgtttttctgttataAAATATGTCATTTAGCAAGTTACAGCAGAAAAGCTGTTGTTGAACCCAGTGGCTGAGGTTTTTGCACAATGAGGTTTTTTTGGCAGAAAACCCTAATGGCATGTATGTGGACTGTGTAGGCAGCTGCTGGTTTGGTCAGTAATCTGACCTGTATGTGGCCAAGCAATGTAGAAGGCAGGGTCTGCCCCTGGAGGGATGAGTATGGGGCAGCAGTTGGGCATGAGCAGGCACTCTGGGGGAGAGGGTGCAACATTTTCCCAGTGTGCCTCCTGACAGACCAACCCCTTTCCCTCTTAATTTCtaccgctccccccccccccccccccactctctctcgctctctctctctctctctctgtaccACTCGCTCTGCTCGTCTCACCCTCCCACCCTGCGCTCCGGTGCGAGTGCCTGCTCCTCTTGGACCCTCTCGCTTACACTCACGCTCTCTGTCTGCTCGTGGAAACAGGgatcttctcctcctctcacttCTGTCCTTCACATTAGGCAGCTTACGCCAAAAACCTgcattttcctgtattttctactttgtttttgcttgtatgttttaaatgttaattttgaccttttctttcatttcgtCTTTTCTACGTCTGTGCGTTCGCTTGTTAAAATCGTTGATGACTTCATTGCTAGGAGCAAAGTTTTGCATACTTGTTGTAAACAGCTCTCTCcctcatgtttacattttttttgacagaaagaTTATGCCATATTGCTTCATGACAGGCAGGCATTAAAAATGGACATATTGTGATTCAAGAAaatttttcctccaaaatgcaATCCTGCGATCATTTGGTGGTGAAACGGTTAATACCTGCACATGAACAAAATCAGAGGAGCAATGAGTTAAACCACAGTGACTGAATGGAATTGGTGAACTGCTGTCTCCAAGGACTCCGTTCTGCTATATAGAATCAAGGTAAGACATTCAGATTTCATTTgaattgtatgtttttgtgtctCATGAAGTCTGCCGTCATATATAGTGTGCTATTGAGACAACCCAGCCTTTTTTTTAAGCTACACATTACTGATTGTCATTAAAGGACAATGGTGTGTTGGTCAGCTGTATAATAATATCTGTGCAGGACTcacaacacaaacatacataggAGAGAACGTTCTTTAGCTTTTTACCAGTCTAGTCCTTTGACCATACCATTGAGTTGGGTTAAGGTGAAGTTTTCTTTCTAAAAATTTGTCCCTTTTACTGTTGTTCACCctgtatttttgcttttggtttATTTCAAATATACAATTTCTACAtcaaaatgttctcttttttttaattcaaaggcAGTTTAGAAGCAGCTCAAAACTCTGTACCAATACTAAATATatggacacagtgacacacatacacagtcattACTTTGGAATGTctgtaaaactgacattttccttcaaagccACTGACGCTTCTCCGCTTCACACCCGTTGCTCTTGTTGTCCAGCAGCGATGACCACCGTGGCAATGGAACCCCTGGCAGTGCAGGTGGAGCGGATCCCCAACGCCACTGATCCCCCACAGAACAGCTCCTCTGAGGGCATGGCCACAACCTTCACCATCAGCAGTATGCTGTCCATCATGTGTCTAGTTGGTGTGTCCGGAAACATCTACACACTGGTGGTCATGTGCCACTCTATGCGCTCAGCTGCCTCCATGTATATCTACATCATCAACTTGGCACTAGCAGACCTCCTCTACCTGTTGACCATCCCCTTTGTGGTGTGCACCTACTTCCTGAAAGGCTGGCATTTTGGGGAGGCCGGCTGCCGTGTGCTGATTAGCATGGACTTCCTCACTATGCATGCCAGTATTTTCACACTGACAGTCATGAGCACAGAACGCTATTTCGCTGTCCTCAAGCCCCTGGACACTGTAAAGCGCTCAAAGAGTTACCGCAAGGCCATAGCGCTCTTTGTGTGGGCGGCCTCTCTTGTGCTCACCTTGCCCATGTTCATAAGCATCCAGCTCACACAGGTGGCCAACAAACTCATGTGTCAGCCAACCATAAGTCCACTGTCCTACCAGATCTACATCTCAATTCTTTTTTGCACCAGTATTGTGGCCCCTGGCATGATCATCGGCTACCTTTACATCCGTCTGGCCCGGACCTACTGGATCTCCCAAACAGAAACCTTCAAACAGACCAAGAAACTGCCCAATCAGAAGGTTCTGTACTTGATCTTCACCATCGTTCTCCTCTTTTGGGCCTGCTTCTTGCCCTTTTGGATCTGGCAACTCCTGGGTCAGTTCTACCCGTCCCTGTCACTATCCCTCTCCAAAAAGGCCACACGGAACATCAACTACCTGACCACCTGTCTCACCTACAGCAACAGCTGCATCAACCCATTCCTCTACACACTGCTCACCAA includes:
- the uts2r gene encoding urotensin-2 receptor codes for the protein MTTVAMEPLAVQVERIPNATDPPQNSSSEGMATTFTISSMLSIMCLVGVSGNIYTLVVMCHSMRSAASMYIYIINLALADLLYLLTIPFVVCTYFLKGWHFGEAGCRVLISMDFLTMHASIFTLTVMSTERYFAVLKPLDTVKRSKSYRKAIALFVWAASLVLTLPMFISIQLTQVANKLMCQPTISPLSYQIYISILFCTSIVAPGMIIGYLYIRLARTYWISQTETFKQTKKLPNQKVLYLIFTIVLLFWACFLPFWIWQLLGQFYPSLSLSLSKKATRNINYLTTCLTYSNSCINPFLYTLLTKNYKEYLRKRQRSWTASSYLNRRSRFQRSPRRSLSSSSQQCTESFVLAHAARANHSSL